The following DNA comes from Musa acuminata AAA Group cultivar baxijiao chromosome BXJ1-4, Cavendish_Baxijiao_AAA, whole genome shotgun sequence.
GAATTTTAATGTTTTCTTTCTTCACAATCCCTGCCTGCACAATAAAAATGACAAAAGACATACCATCATTTCACCACCATATGACAGAATATAGTTTTTCCACAGTGACCAAATCTAAATAGTACCTGAACTAAGAAATTGGAAACGTTCTTCCGCTGGTCGCCTTGAAGTTGAATGaccttaagaaaaaaataaaaataaaaaacacatTCCATTAGTCAAAAGTTAGCCCTCAATTTTAGCACATCAAACAAAAGTGGAAAAACAATACCTGGCCCAACTCGGGGTCCTGGACCACAGTACCATTACAGCAGAATTCCTTCTTCAGATCCTTCAAGATCTTGTTgtagctgaactctttcttcaatCCTTGCACTGTGGTCAGACTCTTCCGGCCGTTCCGTTGCTGTATA
Coding sequences within:
- the LOC135666285 gene encoding protein translation factor SUI1 homolog 2-like, whose product is MSDLDAQIPTAFDPFADANADDSDAGTKEYVHIRIQQRNGRKSLTTVQGLKKEFSYNKILKDLKKEFCCNGTVVQDPELGQVIQLQGDQRKNVSNFLVQAGIVKKENIKIHGF